The Candidatus Cloacimonadota bacterium region AATAATAATTCTGTCCGGATCACCGATTCCCATATTCACCACTGCATCAACGGCAGCTTCCGCATCTGCCACCAATTGTTCTACGAAAGTATCATTTGCCTTCTCATCGCCTTCGCCGATTATCGGCATTGCCGGATTGTCTAAAACTGCAAATCCTTGCGAAATCCAGAGTTGGGGTGACCATTGGTAAATCCAGATGAATTTATAGGGTGATTCTCTGACTTGTCCGGCAGCACTGGCACTTTTGTACTCATGAGGATAGGCTTTCATATAAACGGGTAAAGTCTCGGTGCTTTTCTGATAATCCTCAGGCAAATACAAAGTAGCGGTTAATTCCACGCCGTCATTTCGTTTGTATCTAATCATCTCTTTTTGAATTCCGTTTAATTGTTCATGCGGATGGGGAAAATGGGTTACTTGTTCTAATTTTTTATTGTCCAAATTGAAAAGATAATAATTTGGCTGCAAGGTTTTCGATTCGCGTCTTATCAAAATTTCGTCTTTATCTTTACTGATAAATCTGACAAATCTTTCGTAAAATGGGGCTTGGGAATTCCAGAGACGTTTTGCTGTTTTTGTTTTCAAATTGTATATATCCAAAAAAGGAATATTGCCTTTTTGTGAAGCACCGTCTCCTTTCAAGTAGAGGATATTTTGCGTATTACCAAACACAAGAACACTTTTTCCAAAGGCATTTTTATGAGATATGAAATTCCCGGGATCTGAATATTGATCTTCGTAATTCCTGTCGAAAAGAACATTCGGTTCTGCATTCTCCTTGTTTGGATTAAAAGAAGCGACTATTTTTCTTCTATCTTTTCGGGAATATTGATAAGAAATTGCCAGAGTATCATTTCCCCAATCAATCCCTCCGTAGCGGAACGTTAGGGATAATATTTTCTTGGCAATTCCTTCAAACGGCGCCTCGAGTGAATAAACCACATCCCTATATTTCACTTGCAAAGATGGATTACCTTCATCTTGGGCTTCCACCCAAAACAAGGTAGCGGGTGCGGTGGCACTCCATTCAAAATTTCTACGACCTTTTCTGCAAGATCCATGACTTATCGGAATATCCTCTGCAAGCGGAAGTTCGGCAATTGTTTTTACACGTTTTCCTCTATCAGTCCATATTTCTACTGATTTTGGAAAGCGATAGCCGGGCACGATAAAAGAAAAAGGTGGATGGGTGATTTCCATCAAAATGTATTTCCCGTTGGGGGAGGGAGAATAGTTGCGGATAATTCCTGATAATCCGAATTTTGTTTGATTTCCCTTTAAATCAATTTTATTCAATTGAGCAGTCATGTAATATTTGAAAAGTTTCACATCATAATCGTTCCGGAGAAGGGATTGGTAGGTGCGAACCTGAACTTCCTCCCCTTCATTTTGCATTATCGTTGGAGAAATTTTCACTTCCGTTTCCAAAGGTGGTGTTCCCCGATCTTTTAAAATAGATTTGTATAAAATTGTTTTACTATTCGGCATCCATCTAAAAGGACTTCCATAATAAGCATCGTTCACGATTGCATCTGTAAGTTTTTTTGCAGTTTTCGATTTTGTGAAAGCAACCCACAATTCCAATCCATGCTCTTTTTCGAGGATGAATGCAATTTTTTTACTATCCGGAGACCAGCTAACGTCCTCAATTTTTGCATCGGGAAAAATTTTTAAATCAAATTTCTTCTCATTTGCCATAGAAAGAAGCTGCATCTTTCTATAATAAATTGACCGGCTTGGTCCGTTTGTTTTGGGATTTATTCTTTTACCTGCGAGTGCCAGTTCCTTCTCCGCTAATTCTTCTAATGGGGGAAATTTCTCCCTTTCTAATAGAACAATCCATTTCCCGTCAGGGCTAATTCTCATTGTGGGATTGTAGGGAGCATCCACGATATCAACGATATCTTGAGGTGGTTTCATATATTCGGAAGACTGTGCTATTAATGAAAAACTAAAAAACAGCGTAATAAAAATTGAGAATAGTAACGAACTAAAAAAATGTAATATTCTTGAATTCATAAAAAAATTCACCTTTCTCTTAACAAAATCTTTTCTTCATTTAAATTATGAGATAAAAACCTTGTCAAATCATTCGTTTTTAAACTTGAAGATAGTAATTTGGAATTTCAAAAAGAGCGTTTTGAAAATCCGGTCTGTGAAAAAAAATGGGATGATTTTGGAGAAAAATATTTCGCTTAATTTGACAAGATATATCTTCAACCGAAAATATATGTTTAAAATTTTGTGGGAAAGGATGAGATATGCAGTTCTGGATGAAAGAAAGTTATATTGATGGTTCAAGTATAGTAATCTTCCGATTCCGCATCGCACTCAAACATTATAGGCAAATAGTTTAAAACAACAAAATAATAGTATCTTTTATAAAATTGTCTCAATTCAAGATTATGTTTGACAAATGAATGTGTGTTTCTTATTTGAAAAAAAGAAAAAGGTAAATTAATGTTAAATAGAATAATCGAACTTAAATCTAAACAATGGTTGCAATCTGAAAATTGTACAATAAAAGAGCTGATAAAATATATACAAAATAAGGGTGAATTACGAGATACCCAAATTCAAGCAATTGAAATTTATCTGTTCCTAAAAATAAAAGGAGAAAACAAACCGCTTTGGCAATTATTCTCAGATGGTTTTTTTACAAACGGAACAGATTTATCTAAACTAAACATTAATCAGCATACAAGAGATTTCCTTTCTAAAAAAAAAGAAGCATTGTCCTTATTTGATTTTGCAAGACAAAAAAATGGAACAACAGCCCTATTACCAAACCTTGAGAAATTAATCATCGACAAACCAGAAAGCATTAATTACGATAAAATAATTAAGGACATTTTTTATAATGTTCATTATCCTGATTATCTTATGAGTTTACCGATGGGAGCTGGAAAAACTTTTTTAATGGCTGCCATGATCTATCTTGATTTGTATTTTGCTGAAAACGAACCTGAAAATAAAAACTTCGCTCATAATTTTCTTGTTCTAATTCCATCTGGTTTAAAATCTTCAATAGTTCCGAGTCTAAAAGAAATTGAGAAATTTGATCCAAGTTGGGTATTACCCGAACCAGCTGCAAGTAAAATAAAAAGCAAATTAAATTTCGAGATTCTCGACAAAGCAAAAACTGGTAGCAAAAGTATTAGAGCACGAAATCCAAATGCCCAAAAAGTAAATCATTACTTGCCAAATCCATTCGGACAGGTGTTTGTAGTTAATGCAGAAAAAGTTATTTTAAATAGAACTTATCTAACCGAACAATTAGAATTATTTGAAAAAACAGAAGATGAAAAAGACAAATATGCAAATGAACTCAGAAATTTAATTGGTAAAATTCCAAATTTATCAATCTTGATTGATGAAGTTCATCACGCAACAAAAGGAGATATTAAATTAAGGCAAGTTGTGAACAAATGGTATAACACAGGAAATATTACAACTGTTTTTGGTTTTTCAGGTACTCCATATTTATCAAAAGCTGATAAAATAAATGTTACTGATGAATCTTTCTTTAAATTTTCTCAAATTACAAATACAGTTTATTATTATCCTTTAATTTCAGCTATAAATAATTTTCTAAAAACACCTAAAGTAAAAGTTGCCCAAAACTTAGATAAATTTCAAGTAATTGAGAAAGGTATAAACGACTTTAATGAACACTACAAGAACAAGGTTTATGAAAACGGAAACATAGCAAAACTTGCAATTTATTGCAGTAATATCAAAAATCTTGAAGAAGAAATTTATCCCTTTTTAACTGGAACCTTAAAAATTAATCCTGAAGAAATATTAAGGTATCACGGAGGAAATAAAGACTATAAACTTCCTCCAGAAAACAAACTCCTATTTAATACGCTTGATGTTCCAAAAACAATTTCTGCTATAAAAAAACGCTATGTTTTGTTAGTTCAGATTGGAAAAGAAGGATGGAATTGCCAAAGTTTAACAGGTATTGTTTTATCTCAAAAAGGTGATAGTCCAAAAAATATGGTTCTTCAAACTTCTTGCAGATGTCTCCGTCAAGTTGATAAGAATACATACGAAACAGCAAGAATATGGCTTAATGAATACAATGCAAAAGTGTTAAATAATCAATTGAAAAAAGAACAACATACAAGTATCGAAGAATTAAATCAACTTGGTGCAAAATCGGCTTCAGAAAAAATTGAAAGATTTTCAAGAATCGATCATTTACAGTTACCAGAAGTTGAATTTTATCAGCTTCAAATAACATATAATTCCATTAATGAAGAAGAAAAGCCAAATACTAAATTTAAATTACAAACATTGTTACAGGAAATTGATAATTTTAAAAAATCTGCAATTATTAAAACAAGCGGTCTTAATAATATTGATGAAGCAGATATTAAACTTATTGAGCAGACTGGAACTAACTTTGCAAATTACAACCAATGGCTTTTTGAAATTTCAAAAGAAAGTTTTAATAATATTTCTATTGCTGATTTAAATAAATACCAAACTGAATTAATGTCAATTTTCAATAAAATCTCATTTAAAGAAAGAAACTCACTATTTTTCAATGAACTCTACGACTTATATCATATTAATTCAGAAATAAGAAAAGCATTTAGTATTAAAAGAAATTTACAGACTAAAAAAGAAATAGTAAATGAGAATGCTAATCTTCTTATAGCAAGTAAATTACAATCTGTAGATAAAAATGAAAATTTGTACCCAAACCAAGCTGATACGAAAAAAATATTAGATTTTGATGAAAATAATACTTCGGTAGAAGTAGATGAAAATGATGTAAAAAAACTTTATGACATATATAAAAAAAGCCTTAAAGGTTCAGGATTAGAAAATATGATTATTTCTTATGACAGCTTTAAGAAAAATTATGAACATTCATTAGCAGTGAAAAGTAAAGGCAAAACATTTCATTATTTACCCTACAATTTTATACAAAGTGGTTTTGAAAAAGAAATTTTAGAGAAAACTCTTAATCTATCCGATTTCAAAAACCAAGATTTGGAAATTTACTATAATGGAGAGCGGGGATTAACAGAATTTGTAATTAAATGTTTTGCTAAAGAAAAATATTTCTGGAAAAATATCGGAAAATATACTACAGATTTTTTGATAATTAAACGAAAAGGGAAACAAATTTATAAAGCTTTGATAATTGAGACAAAAGGTAGAGGTTTTGAAAATGATCCTGTATTTCAAAACAAACGCAAATTTGTTGAAACTGAATTTCTGAAACAAAATAAAGATAAATTCGGTTATAATAAATTCGATTTCCTGTATCTTGTAGATAGCGATGATTTAACTACAAATTTAAGTAAAATGAATAGTAAAATAAATAATTTCTTTAAAGATTGAGAGGATAAAAAATGCCAAAAAAATATATTCCATTTACCCCAAATACCGTTGAAGGACAAGCTGTTTTAGATAATTTCAGTAGAACTCGCAGAGTATTACGATATAGAGATAATAATAAAGTTTACGATCGCCTAAAACGAGGAATGCCATTTT contains the following coding sequences:
- a CDS encoding prolyl oligopeptidase family serine peptidase, whose amino-acid sequence is MNSRILHFFSSLLFSIFITLFFSFSLIAQSSEYMKPPQDIVDIVDAPYNPTMRISPDGKWIVLLEREKFPPLEELAEKELALAGKRINPKTNGPSRSIYYRKMQLLSMANEKKFDLKIFPDAKIEDVSWSPDSKKIAFILEKEHGLELWVAFTKSKTAKKLTDAIVNDAYYGSPFRWMPNSKTILYKSILKDRGTPPLETEVKISPTIMQNEGEEVQVRTYQSLLRNDYDVKLFKYYMTAQLNKIDLKGNQTKFGLSGIIRNYSPSPNGKYILMEITHPPFSFIVPGYRFPKSVEIWTDRGKRVKTIAELPLAEDIPISHGSCRKGRRNFEWSATAPATLFWVEAQDEGNPSLQVKYRDVVYSLEAPFEGIAKKILSLTFRYGGIDWGNDTLAISYQYSRKDRRKIVASFNPNKENAEPNVLFDRNYEDQYSDPGNFISHKNAFGKSVLVFGNTQNILYLKGDGASQKGNIPFLDIYNLKTKTAKRLWNSQAPFYERFVRFISKDKDEILIRRESKTLQPNYYLFNLDNKKLEQVTHFPHPHEQLNGIQKEMIRYKRNDGVELTATLYLPEDYQKSTETLPVYMKAYPHEYKSASAAGQVRESPYKFIWIYQWSPQLWISQGFAVLDNPAMPIIGEGDEKANDTFVEQLVADAEAAVDAVVNMGIGDPDRIIIDGHSYGAFMVANLMAHSDLFAAGIARSGAYNRTLTPFGFQHEDRTYWEVPQVYLAMSPFMYADKIEEPLLLIHGECDNNSGTFPIQSERFYHALKGNGATVRLVILPYESHSYRSRESVMHVLWEINRWLNKYVKNVNSNKGE
- a CDS encoding DEAD/DEAH box helicase family protein, which gives rise to MLNRIIELKSKQWLQSENCTIKELIKYIQNKGELRDTQIQAIEIYLFLKIKGENKPLWQLFSDGFFTNGTDLSKLNINQHTRDFLSKKKEALSLFDFARQKNGTTALLPNLEKLIIDKPESINYDKIIKDIFYNVHYPDYLMSLPMGAGKTFLMAAMIYLDLYFAENEPENKNFAHNFLVLIPSGLKSSIVPSLKEIEKFDPSWVLPEPAASKIKSKLNFEILDKAKTGSKSIRARNPNAQKVNHYLPNPFGQVFVVNAEKVILNRTYLTEQLELFEKTEDEKDKYANELRNLIGKIPNLSILIDEVHHATKGDIKLRQVVNKWYNTGNITTVFGFSGTPYLSKADKINVTDESFFKFSQITNTVYYYPLISAINNFLKTPKVKVAQNLDKFQVIEKGINDFNEHYKNKVYENGNIAKLAIYCSNIKNLEEEIYPFLTGTLKINPEEILRYHGGNKDYKLPPENKLLFNTLDVPKTISAIKKRYVLLVQIGKEGWNCQSLTGIVLSQKGDSPKNMVLQTSCRCLRQVDKNTYETARIWLNEYNAKVLNNQLKKEQHTSIEELNQLGAKSASEKIERFSRIDHLQLPEVEFYQLQITYNSINEEEKPNTKFKLQTLLQEIDNFKKSAIIKTSGLNNIDEADIKLIEQTGTNFANYNQWLFEISKESFNNISIADLNKYQTELMSIFNKISFKERNSLFFNELYDLYHINSEIRKAFSIKRNLQTKKEIVNENANLLIASKLQSVDKNENLYPNQADTKKILDFDENNTSVEVDENDVKKLYDIYKKSLKGSGLENMIISYDSFKKNYEHSLAVKSKGKTFHYLPYNFIQSGFEKEILEKTLNLSDFKNQDLEIYYNGERGLTEFVIKCFAKEKYFWKNIGKYTTDFLIIKRKGKQIYKALIIETKGRGFENDPVFQNKRKFVETEFLKQNKDKFGYNKFDFLYLVDSDDLTTNLSKMNSKINNFFKD